A genome region from Ignavibacteria bacterium includes the following:
- a CDS encoding PRC-barrel domain containing protein, with amino-acid sequence MLRSVKTLEGYKIHALDGEIGEVNDFFFDDVSWNIRYFVVDTGTWLQKRLVLISPHSLGKPDWKEKRFPVNLTKEKIQNSPSVDVARPVSRQQETDLSDYYGWPYYWTGLGAGFPGAIPPVPPNLNTPDQGFVTDKNTRDENQRETDPHLRSARDIIDYKIQADDDKIGNVEDFILEDDLWSIRYMVVDTGKWLLPGKKVLIALPWIQDIDWSDSLVYVNLTAAEVEQSPEYHPDRIINKEFEAGLFKHYNRPVPWK; translated from the coding sequence ATGTTAAGAAGCGTGAAAACCCTCGAAGGCTATAAAATACACGCCCTCGACGGCGAAATTGGCGAAGTTAATGACTTCTTTTTTGATGATGTATCGTGGAATATACGCTACTTCGTTGTGGATACCGGTACCTGGCTTCAGAAACGACTGGTTCTCATTTCCCCTCATTCACTGGGAAAACCGGACTGGAAGGAAAAACGCTTCCCGGTTAACCTGACTAAGGAAAAAATCCAGAACAGCCCCTCTGTCGACGTTGCCAGACCCGTCTCTCGCCAGCAGGAGACCGACTTAAGCGACTATTACGGCTGGCCTTACTACTGGACGGGCTTGGGCGCCGGGTTCCCCGGTGCTATACCTCCTGTGCCCCCAAACCTTAACACGCCCGACCAGGGCTTTGTTACAGATAAAAATACCAGAGATGAAAACCAGAGGGAAACTGACCCCCACCTAAGAAGCGCACGCGATATAATAGACTATAAAATTCAGGCGGATGACGATAAAATTGGCAACGTCGAGGACTTTATCCTCGAAGACGACCTCTGGAGCATCCGCTATATGGTGGTCGATACCGGCAAGTGGCTCCTTCCCGGCAAAAAAGTGCTCATTGCACTCCCCTGGATACAGGATATCGACTGGAGCGATTCATTGGTCTATGTGAACCTTACAGCGGCCGAGGTGGAGCAGAGCCCTGAATATCATCCCGACAGAATCATAAATAAGGAGTTCGAGGCCGGCCTCTTCAAACATTATAACAGGCCGGTACCCTGGAAGTAA
- a CDS encoding M56 family metallopeptidase — protein MNSFEFYLLQSSFSFMIFYLFYMARLKKETVHYMNRVYLLMAGIFSITVPLFRFSLPSGDAGRTITLYLEPVLIGSSTKAADSGIDPYYLLWTGYLIISAALLARFLWRLYQISKLGDYSAPVIIQGHKTILLDEGHSPFSFFKTIFLPKGNLEDPALSTLILHEEAHIKSLHSVDIIFFEALTILQWFNPFVWLMKRELEAQHEFIADTEVINNGTDSTEYKSTLLAFAFRAGGNSMTNNFNSLLKRRFEMLAQKRSSKNAKVKFLLSIPLMMLVVMFFGMTNGGRDITAIAKTSPAADTSLQQEEPYTFVDQMPSYPGGVNAVLEFISSNVVYPQAAKKEGVQGKVMVGFIIEKDGSMSDIKVVKGIGGGCDEEAVRVTKLMGNWNPGMQKGKPVRVRMVMPYQFKLK, from the coding sequence ATGAACTCTTTTGAATTTTACCTTTTGCAGTCGTCCTTCAGCTTCATGATCTTTTACCTGTTCTACATGGCGCGCCTTAAAAAAGAAACCGTGCACTATATGAACAGGGTGTATCTTTTAATGGCGGGAATTTTTTCCATCACGGTTCCCCTCTTCAGGTTCAGTCTTCCTTCGGGTGATGCAGGAAGAACCATTACGCTTTATCTTGAGCCCGTACTTATAGGCAGCAGCACAAAAGCCGCAGATAGCGGTATTGATCCCTATTACCTTTTATGGACCGGTTACCTCATAATTTCCGCAGCATTACTTGCAAGATTTTTGTGGAGGCTGTACCAGATCTCAAAGCTGGGAGACTACAGCGCCCCGGTAATTATTCAGGGGCACAAGACAATTCTGCTTGACGAGGGGCATTCACCCTTCTCATTTTTCAAAACAATATTTCTTCCCAAGGGAAACCTGGAGGACCCGGCGCTTTCGACACTGATACTGCACGAGGAGGCGCATATAAAAAGCCTCCACTCGGTTGACATTATCTTCTTTGAGGCTCTTACAATTCTGCAGTGGTTCAACCCTTTTGTATGGCTCATGAAAAGAGAGCTTGAGGCACAGCATGAATTTATAGCCGATACGGAAGTTATAAATAACGGCACAGACAGCACAGAATATAAATCCACGCTTCTGGCTTTCGCCTTCAGAGCAGGCGGAAATTCAATGACGAACAATTTCAATTCACTCTTAAAAAGGAGGTTCGAAATGCTGGCACAAAAAAGGTCATCCAAGAATGCAAAAGTTAAATTTCTTCTTTCCATTCCGTTAATGATGCTTGTAGTAATGTTCTTCGGCATGACCAACGGCGGAAGAGACATTACTGCAATTGCAAAGACATCCCCGGCTGCAGATACGTCTCTTCAGCAGGAAGAGCCGTACACGTTTGTAGACCAGATGCCATCTTACCCCGGCGGAGTAAATGCGGTTCTGGAGTTCATATCCAGCAATGTAGTGTATCCCCAGGCTGCTAAAAAAGAGGGCGTACAGGGTAAAGTAATGGTAGGCTTTATTATTGAGAAAGACGGGAGTATGAGTGATATTAAGGTGGTTAAAGGCATTGGCGGCGGATGCGACGAAGAGGCTGTAAGGGTGACAAAACTTATGGGCAATTGGAACCCCGGAATGCAGAAAGGCAAGCCGGTAAGGGTCCGCATGGTAATGCCCTACCAGTTCAAGCTTAAATAG
- a CDS encoding BlaI/MecI/CopY family transcriptional regulator: MTKAEEQIMQILWGLGKGFVNDIIKELPEPKPAYTTVSTIVRILEKKGFVSHKAYGNTHEYYPIVTKENYTRDHLKGFLKGYFSNSFAGMVSFFSKEEEMDVNEMEEIMKMLQKEIKAKKENGTKKKNN, translated from the coding sequence ATGACAAAGGCCGAGGAACAGATTATGCAGATACTCTGGGGGCTTGGGAAGGGATTTGTAAACGACATCATTAAAGAGCTTCCGGAGCCCAAGCCGGCCTATACGACGGTTTCAACAATTGTAAGGATACTTGAGAAGAAAGGCTTTGTATCGCACAAGGCCTACGGCAACACGCACGAGTATTACCCCATAGTTACAAAGGAGAATTATACAAGGGACCATCTTAAAGGCTTCCTTAAGGGATACTTCTCGAATTCATTTGCAGGCATGGTTTCTTTCTTCAGCAAGGAGGAAGAAATGGATGTAAATGAAATGGAAGAGATAATGAAGATGCTCCAGAAAGAAATTAAGGCAAAGAAAGAAAACGGGACTAAAAAGAAAAACAATTAA
- a CDS encoding outer membrane beta-barrel protein, with amino-acid sequence MRHFILVLVLFCTSVVFSQSGKTFSIKGRVLDGELLKSPLPGVTVAVINKSSNKIAAGTISDNNGYFSLRKVMPDSAVVQFSLIGYETKRFEVSFAGNDTLNLGEIRLVPGSITLKTIVIKGEKPPIEYYVDKQVINIDKLPVSPSSVAEALKTVGAVEIEPVTNKITIRGRAGVKILVDGKPFQFNDEYLSQMPAELIEKIEVVSSPSAKDDPEGDAGILNLISKRNLFDSFSGFISLRQASKENTRPSLALNYKSGKINIFTNLTYGHYIEKSSSCRYLISKSAAGTSVATSAGDGSVLSNFYDLKLGMDYEPDESNFFSLSTAMTNQKMNIDYSDNSLRRESYLLQDTRYSYGSDQDTKYATYTLTGFYRNKINSEGCEVTSDIYYANIGQDDFYNISTKYDYRKDYPYLQKQNEQMKNNTAIFKAAYVNPFSKSARFETGYNFTFRNRSNEYANLYFSYLQDAWLDSLDFSNTFNYKESIHSVYLLYSGKALGINYRLGLRGEKAYTEGLQTVSGENFATDYYSIYPSVNLSYNINMMQLFVNYSRRVQRPEMRYLNPFRRNNSPYSASKGNSKLDPVYTNSISAGLMPYFTLFYYDSKGKIISAQTMMQDTVLFSTYINGPKTQEFGIELSLNLSSGKSSPVQLPKWFPTLNTRINVSRFIQKGTYMQEDLSENKTNLYLSSYASFNLWYKANASVSFSYRPESKSQRNKRSSTTDLGISLSRRFLANSLRVTLSIYDVLNKADVIYETYANDFSSKGHFMPHNSRYLALSLSYLFNSYQAKEEREVDDGRDRPAGVQ; translated from the coding sequence ATGCGACATTTCATTCTTGTTCTGGTCCTGTTTTGTACCTCAGTTGTTTTTTCTCAAAGCGGAAAAACGTTCTCAATTAAAGGCCGGGTGCTTGATGGTGAATTGCTTAAAAGTCCGCTTCCCGGAGTAACAGTGGCAGTAATAAACAAAAGCAGCAATAAAATTGCCGCAGGTACCATTTCTGACAATAATGGATATTTTTCCCTCCGCAAAGTTATGCCGGATAGCGCAGTTGTGCAGTTTTCTCTGATAGGCTATGAGACAAAGCGCTTTGAGGTAAGTTTTGCGGGTAATGATACACTGAACCTGGGGGAAATCAGATTAGTCCCTGGTTCAATTACGCTGAAAACCATAGTAATTAAAGGAGAAAAGCCCCCGATTGAATATTACGTGGATAAGCAGGTTATAAATATTGATAAACTTCCCGTTTCACCTTCCAGTGTTGCCGAGGCCCTGAAAACAGTGGGGGCAGTTGAGATTGAACCTGTTACAAACAAAATAACGATCAGGGGAAGAGCCGGGGTTAAAATACTTGTAGACGGCAAGCCTTTCCAGTTTAATGATGAGTATCTTTCGCAGATGCCGGCAGAGCTGATTGAGAAAATTGAAGTAGTTTCTTCCCCTTCGGCCAAGGACGACCCTGAAGGCGATGCGGGAATTCTGAACCTCATTTCAAAGAGGAACCTCTTCGATTCTTTCAGCGGCTTCATCTCTTTAAGGCAAGCTTCCAAAGAAAATACCAGGCCATCTTTAGCACTGAACTATAAAAGCGGGAAGATAAATATATTTACAAATCTGACTTACGGACATTATATAGAAAAATCTTCCTCCTGCCGGTACTTAATTTCGAAAAGCGCTGCCGGGACATCCGTTGCAACATCAGCAGGCGACGGAAGTGTGCTTAGCAATTTCTATGATCTGAAACTCGGAATGGATTATGAGCCTGATGAATCCAATTTCTTTTCATTGTCTACTGCGATGACAAATCAGAAAATGAATATAGACTATTCTGACAATTCACTGCGCAGAGAAAGTTACCTGCTGCAGGATACCAGATACAGCTACGGATCTGACCAGGATACAAAATACGCCACTTATACACTTACCGGATTCTACCGGAATAAGATAAACAGTGAAGGCTGCGAAGTGACTTCCGACATTTACTATGCAAATATAGGGCAGGATGATTTTTATAATATATCGACTAAATATGACTACAGGAAAGACTATCCTTATCTGCAGAAACAGAATGAGCAGATGAAGAATAATACCGCTATCTTTAAGGCGGCATATGTGAATCCGTTCAGTAAGTCGGCCAGGTTTGAAACCGGCTATAACTTTACGTTCAGGAACAGGTCGAATGAATACGCTAACCTGTATTTCAGTTACCTCCAGGATGCATGGCTGGACAGTCTGGATTTCAGCAACACGTTTAATTATAAAGAGAGTATTCATTCTGTATATCTTCTTTACTCGGGTAAGGCCCTGGGCATCAACTACAGGCTTGGCCTCAGGGGAGAGAAAGCGTATACCGAAGGGCTGCAGACAGTAAGCGGAGAAAATTTTGCAACAGATTACTACAGTATTTACCCGTCTGTTAATCTTTCATATAACATAAACATGATGCAGCTTTTTGTAAACTATTCCAGAAGGGTACAAAGGCCCGAGATGAGATATTTAAATCCCTTCAGGAGAAATAATTCTCCCTATTCAGCCAGCAAAGGAAATTCAAAGCTGGATCCTGTTTACACAAATTCAATTTCCGCAGGGCTGATGCCGTACTTCACTTTGTTTTATTATGATTCGAAAGGCAAAATTATAAGCGCCCAGACGATGATGCAGGACACGGTTTTATTTTCCACATACATAAACGGGCCAAAGACGCAGGAATTTGGAATTGAGCTAAGCCTTAACTTAAGCAGCGGGAAATCTTCGCCGGTACAACTGCCTAAGTGGTTCCCGACGCTGAATACCAGAATAAATGTAAGCAGGTTCATACAGAAAGGCACTTACATGCAGGAAGACCTGTCTGAAAACAAGACAAACCTTTACCTGTCCTCATACGCAAGCTTTAATCTCTGGTACAAGGCAAATGCATCCGTGTCGTTTTCCTACCGCCCGGAGTCAAAGTCGCAGAGAAATAAAAGGAGCAGCACGACGGATCTTGGTATTTCACTTTCAAGGCGGTTTCTGGCTAACAGTTTAAGAGTAACGTTATCGATATATGACGTCTTAAATAAAGCTGATGTCATTTATGAAACTTATGCAAATGATTTCAGTTCCAAAGGTCATTTCATGCCGCATAATTCCAGGTATCTGGCGTTATCACTGAGTTATTTATTCAATAGTTATCAGGCAAAAGAGGAACGGGAGGTTGATGACGGAAGGGACCGGCCTGCCGGAGTGCAGTAG